One part of the Thermococcus litoralis DSM 5473 genome encodes these proteins:
- a CDS encoding TIGR04140 family protein has product MRRKLITAIPPEEILKIKEGSKARVDIKIREADAYFGMPRWEIIIDGSNEEIEKFMNVLMKSRAGG; this is encoded by the coding sequence ATGAGAAGAAAACTGATAACCGCAATTCCCCCCGAGGAGATTCTTAAAATCAAGGAGGGTTCCAAGGCGAGGGTTGATATAAAAATCCGAGAAGCTGATGCCTATTTTGGAATGCCCAGATGGGAGATAATCATTGATGGGAGCAACGAGGAAATCGAGAAGTTCATGAACGTCTTGATGAAGTCTAGGGCGGGAGGCTAG
- the pyk gene encoding pyruvate kinase, with amino-acid sequence MELPSHKTKIIATIGPASKQKETIKKMIKAGMSVARINFSHGTLEEHAKTIETVRDVAEKLERRVAILGDLPGLKMRVGKIKGDSVTLRKGDKVVLTTRDIEGDETTIPVEFKDLPKLVSKGDTIYLSDGYIMLRVEEVRENEVECVVVNGGILFSHKGINIPKANLPIEAITPRDFEIIEFAIEHGVDAIGLSFVGSVYDVLKVKSFLEKKSADLFVIAKIERPDAVRNFDEILNAADGIMIARGDLGVEMPIEKLPIMQKQLIKKTNLAAKPVITATQMLVSMTTERIPKRAEVTDVANAILDGTDAVMLSEETAIGKYPVESVEMMAKIAKTTEEYRESLGYSRLRAWIDSLPKRSTIKEAITRSVIDALCAIDIKYILTPTRTGLTPRLISRFKPKQWILAFSSSERVCNNLAFSYGVYPFCMDENFNEKDIIMLVKGLGIVKEDDTVLLTEGRPIGKTVGTNTMRIFQIP; translated from the coding sequence ATGGAGCTTCCCTCTCATAAGACAAAGATAATTGCCACGATAGGGCCGGCTTCTAAGCAAAAAGAGACCATAAAAAAGATGATAAAAGCCGGAATGAGTGTTGCGAGGATAAACTTCTCCCATGGAACTCTTGAAGAGCATGCAAAGACCATTGAGACAGTGAGAGATGTCGCCGAGAAATTGGAAAGGAGAGTCGCAATTTTAGGCGATTTGCCGGGATTAAAAATGCGAGTGGGAAAGATAAAGGGGGACTCAGTGACTCTAAGGAAGGGAGATAAAGTTGTGCTCACGACGAGAGATATTGAAGGCGACGAAACAACTATTCCAGTTGAGTTTAAAGACTTACCAAAGCTGGTTTCAAAAGGTGATACCATATACCTGAGCGATGGCTACATAATGCTGAGGGTTGAGGAAGTCAGGGAAAATGAGGTCGAATGTGTTGTAGTTAACGGAGGGATACTGTTCTCCCATAAGGGGATAAACATTCCAAAAGCGAATCTCCCGATAGAGGCGATAACTCCAAGGGACTTTGAGATAATAGAGTTCGCAATTGAACATGGGGTAGATGCCATAGGTCTATCTTTTGTAGGTTCGGTGTATGATGTGCTCAAAGTAAAGAGCTTTCTTGAAAAGAAAAGTGCAGATCTCTTCGTGATTGCGAAAATAGAGAGGCCTGACGCAGTGAGGAACTTCGATGAAATTCTAAACGCTGCTGATGGAATAATGATAGCGAGGGGAGATCTTGGCGTTGAAATGCCGATTGAAAAGCTCCCTATAATGCAGAAACAGCTTATAAAAAAGACCAATTTAGCAGCAAAGCCGGTAATAACTGCCACTCAAATGCTCGTCTCAATGACCACCGAACGGATACCAAAAAGAGCAGAGGTAACAGATGTCGCGAATGCGATACTCGACGGAACTGATGCAGTGATGCTCTCCGAAGAGACCGCCATAGGAAAGTACCCCGTTGAATCGGTGGAAATGATGGCAAAGATAGCTAAGACAACGGAGGAATATAGGGAATCCTTAGGTTATTCCAGATTGCGCGCTTGGATTGACTCGTTACCAAAAAGAAGCACTATAAAAGAAGCGATAACACGTAGTGTTATAGATGCTCTCTGCGCCATAGACATAAAATACATCCTAACCCCCACAAGGACTGGGCTAACTCCAAGGTTAATATCCCGCTTCAAACCAAAGCAATGGATCTTAGCTTTTTCAAGCAGTGAGAGGGTCTGCAACAACTTAGCCTTTTCCTATGGCGTTTATCCATTCTGCATGGATGAGAACTTTAACGAAAAGGATATAATAATGCTGGTAAAGGGATTGGGAATAGTCAAAGAAGACGATACAGTGCTTTTAACAGAGGGAAGACCAATAGGAAAGACCGTGGGGACAAATACAATGCGCATCTTCCAGATCCCTTAA